The stretch of DNA TGAAGGAGGGCAACGCGCGCGGGGCTTGGGAGGTTTGGGGGCGATGACGTCGCTGGGCGCGAGGAGCCGGACCGGAAGCGCTCAAGATCGCGGCAAGGCGGCCTGCAATTCGGCGACCTGGTGAGGTCGCAGGATGTGCCCGTCGGCGAGCACGATCCACACCACGCCCCCTCGATCCGGCCGGCTTCCGCCACGGCCTCGCGCAAGGTGACGGTGGGTCGCTCGGCCGTGTCGTCGCCGGGCCAGACGACGAGCTGCGCCGGAATGCTCCAGTCGATGCGGGTGCGGTCGCTCATGGCCGCGTCATCACACCCATTGCGGCCGGGCGCAGGCAAAAATCGTGCGGCGACGTGTCGGACGGTGTCCGAACGGCGCATCCGGAAACCCCGTGTCAGGCGGCGTTGGTGACGCCCGAGAGCCGCTCCATCAGGCTGCGCTCGTAGGCGACGAGCTCGCGGCCGATCTTGAGGGCGCGGTGATACTGCTTGTTCGCGAGCTCGTCCTGGATCGCCACCAGGTAGGGCGCGCTCGTCGGCATGCCGCGCAGGATCTCCATCGATTGCCGCACCAGGAGGTCGTCGGCCTCCATCGGATGGTCGGCGAGGTAGATCAGCTGGAGCGTGACGCACAGGCGCTTGCAGGCGGTGTCGGCGCCGCTTTCGGGGATGATCTCGCTCTCGCGCAGGAACTTGCAGGTGTTCTCGATCAGCAGGTTGGTCGAGCGCTCGCCGTTGCGCAGCGACGCACCGTTGATGATCAGGCGCTCGAACGGCTTCAGGTGGATGCGCAGGGGCATGGGCGTCTGTCCGTAAAAGTCTTGGTGAAGGGTGCGCCTTTACGAGTTGGGTTGCCTCCGGTCCGTCACCCCGACGGTCCGGCGGGAGACCGCGCCGCCCCCCGCCGCCCGTCCCGCCCCGGTGCCTCGCCACTCCACGCGGGCGGCACGACCGGCGCCGCCCCATCGAGAGATGGAAGCGCCCGGCAGGGCTGCCCAAGAGGCGGGGCGTGAGAGAGGGAATGGGTGACCATGGGCCCGACGCTAGAGCCCGGACGATTAAGAATTCACTGTAGCGGCGACCGAAACGACTGCCCCGGCAACAGATTTATCCAACATTAACCATACCAAGACGGACCCGATCGGCCGACCCGTTAGGCTTAAGAAAGAAGAAAGGCCTGAACGGCGATGGTGACGGCGTCGTCAAAAAGACGCCCTGCCCGACGATCAAAAAGGTCGCCTCCATGTCCTCCGGCATCACCCTCTCGGCTGCTACTCGCCAGAACCTCCTGTCGCTCCAGGATACGGCCGCGCTGCTGTCTACGACGCAGACGCGCCTCTCGAGCGGCAAGAAGGTCAACACCGCCCTCGACGGCCCGGTGAACTACTTCACCGCACAGAACCTGAATTCGCGGTCGTCGTCGCTGACGTACCTGCTCGACGGCGTGTCGAACGGCATCCAGACGATCCAGGCCGCCAATACGGGCATCACCAAGCTGCGCGGCCTGACCGACCAGCTCAAGGCCGTCGCTCAGCAGGCCCTCTCGTCCTCGAACGCCTTCACCGCCAAGGCCAGCGTCGGCTCCACCGCCCTGACGGGCGCCACCGCCAACAACCTCCTGTCGGTCGGCGCGACCGTCGCGACGGCAGAGAATGTTATCGGCGCGACCACCGGTACCGGCACG from Methylobacterium aquaticum encodes:
- a CDS encoding flagellar biosynthesis repressor FlbT, with the translated sequence MPLRIHLKPFERLIINGASLRNGERSTNLLIENTCKFLRESEIIPESGADTACKRLCVTLQLIYLADHPMEADDLLVRQSMEILRGMPTSAPYLVAIQDELANKQYHRALKIGRELVAYERSLMERLSGVTNAA